Proteins from a single region of Streptomyces sp. HUAS 15-9:
- a CDS encoding restriction endonuclease codes for MTRRRSPARRRTRRPGRRRQKQRDAQLIGLLVAGVAVIGVVVTVVNWLLAHWWVLVVGLVLAALAAVGWFYNRQQRARWEAVRAQGLRYALLQLDALHHARFEDAVRDLMRRDGCADAQRVGGGGDLGADVKATDPYGRRWVIQCKHRRDGVRGSAVGTPDLQVLNGTARQVHGADVAVIVTNGRVTAPAVAFAKQQRLHVVDRRTLGVWASGSRPLWELLRAMPPPPRRSALS; via the coding sequence GTGACCCGGCGCCGCTCGCCCGCGCGGCGGCGTACTCGGCGGCCCGGCAGGCGGCGACAAAAGCAGCGGGACGCCCAGCTGATCGGCCTTCTCGTGGCAGGCGTCGCAGTGATCGGCGTGGTGGTGACGGTGGTCAACTGGCTGCTGGCGCACTGGTGGGTCCTGGTCGTCGGCCTGGTGCTCGCCGCGCTCGCAGCCGTCGGCTGGTTCTACAACCGGCAACAGCGGGCCCGATGGGAGGCCGTTCGCGCACAGGGCCTGAGGTATGCGCTGCTGCAGTTGGACGCGCTGCATCATGCCCGGTTCGAGGACGCGGTACGGGACCTGATGCGCAGGGACGGCTGTGCGGACGCTCAGCGGGTCGGCGGCGGTGGCGATCTGGGCGCGGACGTGAAGGCGACGGACCCTTACGGGCGGCGCTGGGTGATCCAGTGCAAGCACCGCCGCGACGGGGTCCGGGGCTCGGCCGTTGGCACGCCGGATCTTCAGGTGCTCAACGGGACGGCCCGGCAGGTGCACGGGGCGGACGTCGCGGTGATCGTGACGAACGGAAGAGTCACCGCACCGGCGGTCGCGTTCGCCAAGCAGCAGCGCCTGCATGTCGTCGACCGCCGGACACTGGGCGTGTGGGCCTCCGGCTCGCGCCCCCTGTGGGAACTGCTGCGCGCGATGCCACCACCGCCCAGGCGCTCGGCGCTGTCCTGA
- a CDS encoding SAM-dependent methyltransferase — MTQDGVRADEIDTSRPHPARIYDYLLGGKDNYEVDREAGDELAAAAPEARIGVRANRAFMQRAVRHVVGSGVRQILDIGTGLPTSPNVHEIAQAAAPDVRVAYVDNDPIVSAHGNALLSHSGKTSIVLGDLRDPRAIVDHPDVRQVIDFDEPVALLLVAVLHFLTDAEQPAEVVATLRDALPPGSFLVLSHATGDFADRSGAQAVYNKATATLNLRSRAEVERFLDGFELIEPGLAQVPFWRPDVPPPARSAEIGFYGGVARKAG, encoded by the coding sequence GTGACCCAGGACGGCGTGCGTGCCGACGAGATAGACACCAGCAGGCCGCATCCTGCCCGGATCTACGACTACCTGCTGGGCGGCAAGGACAACTACGAGGTGGACCGCGAGGCCGGTGACGAGCTCGCCGCCGCGGCGCCCGAGGCACGGATCGGTGTACGGGCCAACCGCGCCTTCATGCAACGGGCTGTCCGGCACGTCGTGGGCAGCGGTGTCCGACAGATCCTCGACATCGGTACCGGGCTGCCCACCTCGCCGAACGTGCACGAGATCGCTCAGGCGGCGGCACCGGACGTGCGCGTCGCGTACGTCGACAACGATCCGATCGTGAGCGCGCACGGCAACGCGCTGCTGAGCCACTCCGGCAAGACCAGCATCGTGCTCGGCGACCTGCGCGACCCGCGCGCCATCGTGGATCACCCCGACGTCCGCCAGGTCATCGACTTCGACGAGCCGGTCGCCCTGCTCCTCGTCGCCGTCCTGCACTTCCTCACCGACGCGGAGCAGCCCGCGGAGGTGGTCGCCACCCTGCGCGACGCGCTCCCGCCCGGCAGCTTCCTGGTGCTCTCGCATGCCACGGGCGACTTCGCCGATCGCAGTGGAGCGCAGGCTGTCTACAACAAGGCCACAGCCACGCTGAATCTGCGCTCCCGCGCCGAGGTGGAGCGATTCCTCGACGGCTTCGAGCTCATTGAGCCCGGCCTGGCCCAGGTCCCGTTCTGGCGCCCGGACGTCCCGCCACCGGCCAGATCCGCCGAGATCGGCTTCTACGGGGGCGTGGCGCGCAAGGCCGGCTGA
- a CDS encoding CPBP family intramembrane glutamic endopeptidase produces MAVAYMITVGVLDAVISGWGSSEGYPEAPDGTVEFGPVPDTAVSLLLIAAGTPVVLLAVRWIGRRPAGTLSSVTGRLRWRWLALCGAVAAPVFGLAMGGMLLLPADDGAESRWAGWDVFVPALAMLVVLVPLQAAAEEYVFRGWLTQAVGAFLRSPWWALLPQAFLFAAAHGWGTPWGFADLVVVGMTAGWLTWRTGGLEAAIALHTVNNLVAFGLSAAVVDGLKSDDTAADAGWQIVALDVASVALYTAAVVWLTRRRPPVRTAPAPLPPPAPPVPFAAPYGPLPVAPTPFPWPGQPASHIPVPPVHPGADPEAGGPGRM; encoded by the coding sequence ATGGCCGTTGCCTACATGATCACGGTGGGCGTGCTCGACGCGGTCATCTCCGGCTGGGGCTCCAGTGAGGGGTACCCCGAAGCGCCGGACGGAACAGTGGAGTTCGGCCCCGTGCCGGACACCGCCGTCAGCCTGCTGCTCATCGCCGCGGGGACACCTGTCGTACTGCTGGCCGTGCGCTGGATCGGTCGACGCCCGGCGGGGACGCTCTCCTCGGTCACCGGGAGGCTGAGATGGCGTTGGCTCGCCCTGTGCGGGGCAGTGGCCGCGCCCGTCTTCGGCCTGGCGATGGGCGGCATGCTCCTGCTGCCCGCGGACGACGGGGCGGAGTCCCGGTGGGCGGGCTGGGATGTGTTCGTGCCCGCGTTGGCCATGCTCGTCGTACTGGTGCCGTTGCAGGCGGCCGCCGAGGAGTATGTCTTCCGTGGCTGGCTGACGCAGGCAGTGGGCGCGTTCCTGCGTTCGCCCTGGTGGGCGCTGCTGCCCCAGGCCTTCCTGTTCGCCGCCGCGCACGGCTGGGGCACGCCCTGGGGCTTCGCCGACCTGGTGGTGGTCGGGATGACGGCGGGCTGGCTGACCTGGCGCACCGGCGGTCTGGAGGCGGCCATAGCGCTGCACACGGTCAACAACCTCGTCGCCTTCGGGCTCTCGGCCGCCGTCGTCGACGGGCTCAAGAGCGACGACACCGCCGCCGACGCGGGCTGGCAGATCGTGGCACTCGACGTCGCGAGCGTGGCCCTGTACACGGCGGCGGTGGTGTGGCTGACGCGCCGCCGTCCGCCGGTCCGTACGGCCCCTGCGCCGCTCCCTCCCCCCGCGCCACCGGTCCCCTTCGCCGCACCGTACGGGCCTTTGCCCGTTGCGCCGACGCCGTTCCCCTGGCCCGGGCAGCCGGCATCCCACATACCTGTTCCGCCCGTTCACCCGGGCGCGGATCCGGAAGCAGGAGGCCCTGGCCGAATGTGA
- a CDS encoding histidine kinase, producing METIRNWLLPTVLAAVQMTWLWPGLGPAEPPGTLGVIGVVCALSVETVALGRRRRTPVRALTWALGALVLGQVAWPDGCVSVGTLIAVYSVAVRCPVPVTRRAVAAALGVEWLMAVVQLGFRASLLGEMAIATVVYVLCAGLGEARRQWLAGRLTAARRLAGAENARRLAGDHERHRLARELHDVSAHHLTSVVVTVDAARRLGDSRPDLTAEALSFAERTGTETLTALQRLVGLLRDTDHLGPRPMSGQIEELVAGFGRLGRPVTTQLPDDLAGPAAEAIHGIVREALTNVLRYAPGAAARVTVRRESGLLELTVDNAPPRASAAHDTGGLGAGRGVAGMRERAAAVGGELTAGPRSDGGWRVRATLPDDTGPRHPPGQEWRRDILREQRLADPALAFTATIVPVVLVLADTEDWPVHIRRAEAPGLLLVALLLALHALPLLWRRRAPWAAFLTVLATAWLWPVAAVAVPLSSRVSQFFTGGTLTETLALYAVAAYGRGAARTWPAVGATALGVAGTLTATASADGSMMDERASWPNAVLMVVVLCVVLAPVLASVWASGLLVRRRRVRVLAHDDFALANSMWHAYRAAEAERHRLALKLRDAVLDRTASVVDLARQGGLEEVAAAARSALAAMRELLHNLGGESEEPGSRLAPSPTAADLDMLCHTLRAAGRDVRLRGLSDAARGLPPSVSVSVYRNVETALGAGDRGPARVTLRRRRDTVHITVSGVRLAVAGPVAERLSVQADTGEGRITFEPTGTVRVSLPVGPAPAPVQEVSPSPYA from the coding sequence ATGGAGACGATACGCAACTGGCTTCTGCCGACCGTGCTGGCGGCCGTACAGATGACCTGGCTGTGGCCGGGGCTGGGGCCGGCCGAACCGCCCGGCACCCTGGGCGTGATCGGTGTCGTGTGCGCGCTTTCCGTGGAGACCGTCGCGCTGGGCCGGCGACGGCGGACCCCCGTGCGGGCGCTCACCTGGGCACTGGGCGCCCTCGTCCTGGGCCAGGTGGCCTGGCCGGACGGCTGTGTCAGTGTCGGCACACTGATCGCCGTGTACTCCGTCGCCGTCCGCTGCCCGGTGCCGGTGACGCGCCGGGCCGTTGCCGCGGCGCTGGGCGTCGAGTGGCTGATGGCCGTCGTACAACTGGGTTTCCGCGCCTCGCTCCTTGGGGAGATGGCGATCGCCACGGTCGTGTACGTCCTGTGCGCGGGTCTGGGCGAGGCGCGCCGCCAGTGGCTCGCGGGCCGGCTGACCGCGGCGCGACGGCTGGCCGGGGCGGAGAACGCCCGCAGGCTGGCCGGCGATCACGAACGCCACCGGCTCGCCCGCGAACTGCATGATGTGAGCGCCCATCACCTCACCTCGGTCGTCGTCACCGTCGACGCCGCGCGTCGGCTGGGGGACAGCAGGCCCGACCTGACCGCCGAGGCGCTGTCGTTCGCGGAGCGCACCGGCACCGAGACGCTGACCGCGTTGCAGCGACTCGTCGGACTCCTGCGCGACACCGACCATCTGGGCCCGCGGCCGATGAGCGGACAGATCGAGGAACTGGTCGCGGGGTTCGGCCGGTTGGGCCGCCCCGTCACCACACAACTCCCCGACGATCTGGCCGGCCCGGCGGCCGAGGCGATCCACGGCATCGTCCGCGAAGCCCTGACGAACGTCCTGCGGTACGCCCCCGGCGCCGCCGCGCGGGTGACCGTGCGACGCGAGAGCGGTCTGCTGGAACTGACCGTGGACAATGCGCCGCCCCGCGCGTCCGCGGCGCACGACACCGGCGGCCTGGGCGCAGGACGCGGAGTGGCCGGGATGCGGGAACGCGCGGCGGCGGTGGGAGGCGAGCTGACCGCCGGTCCCCGCTCCGACGGCGGCTGGCGGGTCCGTGCGACGCTGCCCGACGACACAGGGCCCCGGCATCCGCCCGGCCAGGAGTGGCGGCGCGACATCCTGCGGGAACAGCGCCTGGCCGACCCCGCGCTGGCGTTCACGGCGACGATCGTCCCGGTGGTCCTCGTCCTCGCGGACACGGAGGACTGGCCCGTGCACATCAGGCGCGCCGAGGCACCCGGACTGCTGTTGGTCGCCCTGCTGCTGGCGCTCCACGCGCTGCCCCTGCTGTGGCGCAGGCGCGCCCCCTGGGCGGCATTCCTCACCGTGCTGGCCACGGCATGGCTGTGGCCCGTGGCCGCCGTCGCGGTGCCCCTGTCCTCACGGGTGTCGCAGTTCTTCACCGGGGGGACGCTGACGGAGACGCTGGCTCTGTACGCGGTTGCCGCCTATGGGCGGGGTGCCGCCCGCACCTGGCCGGCGGTGGGCGCGACGGCGCTCGGCGTGGCGGGCACCCTCACCGCCACCGCGTCCGCGGACGGCTCGATGATGGACGAGAGAGCCAGTTGGCCCAACGCGGTGCTGATGGTCGTCGTGTTGTGCGTCGTACTGGCTCCCGTCCTCGCCTCTGTGTGGGCGAGCGGCCTGCTCGTACGCCGGCGCCGGGTGCGCGTCCTGGCCCATGACGACTTCGCGCTCGCCAACTCGATGTGGCACGCCTACCGGGCCGCCGAGGCCGAACGGCACCGGCTGGCGCTCAAGTTGCGCGACGCCGTGCTGGACCGTACGGCCTCGGTCGTCGACCTGGCCCGGCAGGGAGGGCTCGAGGAGGTCGCCGCCGCTGCCCGGTCCGCCCTCGCCGCCATGCGCGAGCTGTTGCACAACCTCGGCGGCGAGTCGGAGGAGCCCGGCAGCAGGCTCGCCCCGTCCCCGACCGCGGCGGACCTCGACATGCTGTGCCACACCCTTCGGGCCGCGGGGCGGGACGTGCGGCTGCGGGGCCTGTCGGACGCAGCACGGGGCCTTCCGCCGTCCGTGAGCGTCTCGGTGTACCGCAATGTCGAAACGGCGCTCGGCGCGGGCGACCGGGGCCCGGCCCGGGTGACCCTGAGACGACGCCGCGACACCGTGCACATCACGGTGTCGGGAGTGCGGCTGGCCGTCGCCGGCCCGGTCGCCGAACGGCTGAGCGTGCAGGCCGACACGGGAGAGGGACGGATCACGTTCGAACCGACCGGTACTGTACGGGTGTCATTGCCGGTCGGCCCCGCGCCGGCCCCCGTCCAGGAGGTGTCCCCGTCGCCATACGCGTGA
- a CDS encoding response regulator, which yields MIVVDDQAVVRAGFAAIVDAEPDLTVVAEAGDGAAAVSLATAETPDLVMMDIRMPGMDGLTATRLITALENGPRVLVLTTFDLDEYVYEALRAGASGFLLKDAHPEELLTAIRVVAAGDGILAPAVTRRLIDTFAHNAPQPPPVTGALGRLTPREREVLLKIAGGLTNAEIGAELGVTTGTVKTHVNALLSKLGLRDRVQATILAYESGLVRPRGIGTS from the coding sequence GTGATCGTCGTCGACGACCAAGCCGTGGTCCGGGCCGGCTTCGCCGCCATCGTGGACGCCGAACCCGACCTGACCGTCGTGGCCGAGGCCGGTGACGGAGCCGCCGCGGTGTCGCTCGCCACCGCCGAGACACCCGACCTCGTCATGATGGACATCCGGATGCCGGGCATGGACGGACTCACCGCGACCCGCCTGATCACCGCACTGGAGAACGGGCCGCGGGTGCTGGTGCTCACCACGTTCGACCTCGACGAGTATGTGTACGAGGCACTGCGCGCCGGCGCGTCCGGGTTCCTGCTCAAGGACGCGCATCCGGAGGAACTGCTGACCGCCATCCGCGTCGTCGCCGCCGGAGACGGGATCCTGGCCCCGGCCGTGACCCGCCGTCTCATCGACACCTTCGCGCACAACGCCCCACAACCGCCCCCGGTGACCGGTGCGCTCGGCCGGCTCACCCCGCGCGAGAGGGAAGTGCTGCTGAAGATCGCCGGCGGTCTGACCAACGCCGAGATCGGAGCCGAACTGGGCGTGACCACGGGCACCGTGAAGACCCATGTGAACGCCCTGCTGTCCAAACTCGGGCTGCGCGACCGGGTCCAGGCCACGATTCTCGCCTACGAGAGCGGACTGGTCCGTCCCCGCGGTATCGGGACGTCCTGA
- a CDS encoding S1 RNA-binding domain-containing protein: protein MPLPYVYRVTKYDPADRDEHGHYTGDEDVVSDHGEVESAYLAAVEAFATDAGVDRLSVREPQIPGLVHFGAEPPMRDFGLDGLFPGPVGFHDGAEIPLATGLELVRVMLRDGGAWCRLEVEGVFAVHVGRDQYLYVGSNRPGEQAAARTRALGLFPERLTASPYDMDTDGEQQVQRPGDDEFWAALHWSVTSGRAGLLEETYVEGASRRHRLTSDTIDSVRAGIAPRARLAVWPDLSSDIDAVLGVFPADGLVEGVWQDEDGRIHGVVTDESGYQELADRISGAVAAALLSLYADERVPLSAAVMPDPDGVVRALWRTDPTPGDRSWAFRKTLGRGDIVTGTVSCIAEIGVTFVDLGGCVALINLPELSWRHVDHPCDILSVGQEINAKILDIDPVRERVSLSLKALHEERTTP, encoded by the coding sequence GTGCCACTGCCCTACGTCTACCGCGTCACCAAGTACGACCCCGCCGACCGCGACGAACACGGCCACTACACCGGCGATGAGGACGTCGTCAGCGATCACGGCGAGGTCGAGTCGGCCTACCTTGCGGCCGTCGAGGCCTTCGCCACGGATGCCGGTGTCGACCGCCTCTCCGTACGCGAGCCACAGATCCCCGGCCTTGTGCACTTCGGTGCCGAGCCGCCCATGAGGGACTTCGGGCTGGACGGACTCTTCCCCGGCCCGGTCGGCTTCCACGACGGAGCGGAGATACCGCTCGCCACAGGGCTGGAACTGGTGCGGGTCATGCTGCGCGACGGCGGAGCCTGGTGCCGGCTGGAAGTGGAGGGTGTTTTCGCGGTGCACGTCGGCCGGGACCAGTACCTCTACGTCGGCAGCAACCGGCCCGGCGAGCAGGCGGCGGCACGGACCCGCGCCCTCGGCCTGTTCCCGGAACGCCTGACCGCCTCCCCGTACGACATGGACACCGACGGGGAACAGCAGGTCCAGCGACCGGGCGACGACGAGTTCTGGGCCGCCCTGCACTGGTCGGTCACCTCGGGACGCGCCGGGCTCCTGGAGGAGACCTACGTCGAAGGCGCCTCACGCCGGCACCGCCTCACCTCCGACACGATCGACTCGGTACGGGCCGGGATCGCTCCCCGCGCCCGGCTGGCCGTGTGGCCGGACCTGTCCTCCGACATCGACGCGGTCCTCGGGGTCTTCCCCGCCGACGGCCTGGTGGAAGGCGTCTGGCAGGACGAGGACGGCCGGATCCACGGCGTCGTCACCGACGAGAGCGGATATCAGGAGTTGGCCGACCGGATCTCGGGCGCCGTGGCCGCGGCGCTCCTTTCCCTGTACGCGGACGAACGTGTGCCTCTGTCCGCAGCCGTCATGCCCGACCCGGACGGAGTGGTACGCGCCCTCTGGCGCACCGATCCGACACCGGGCGACCGGAGCTGGGCCTTCCGAAAGACCCTTGGGCGAGGCGACATCGTCACCGGCACGGTGAGCTGCATCGCCGAAATCGGCGTCACCTTCGTGGACCTGGGCGGCTGCGTGGCGTTGATCAATCTCCCCGAGCTCTCCTGGCGACACGTCGACCACCCCTGCGACATCCTCTCCGTCGGTCAGGAGATCAACGCCAAGATCCTCGACATCGACCCGGTACGCGAACGCGTCTCACTCTCCCTCAAGGCCTTGCACGAAGAGCGGACAACTCCGTGA
- a CDS encoding APC family permease, with product MAVSEKSPAAGTHRPGLRREIGFIGLIWASEGSITGSGWLFGAQGALAAAGPAAIISWGIGGLAILILALVHAELGGMYPVSGGTARFPHYAYGGAAGASFGWFSWLQAATVAPIEVLAMITYAQHYSWASGWEKIRGGEHVLTPPGIAVAVGLMAVITAINFLSIRLLARTNSAATWWKVGVPLLTIFVLAVAQFHTGNFTAADGFDPYGAKGILSAVSTSGIIFALLGFEQADQLAGESAHPKRDIPRAVIGSIVIGIVIYILLQVTFLAALPASQIGSHWATSAFTALSGPFAQVATLIGLGWLATVLYLDAVVSPAGTGLIYITGSSRVSYGLSRNGYVPSAFEATNRRGVPWIGLLTAFVIGCVCFLPFPSWRSLVGLITSASVLMYAGAPLSFGVFRRRLPDAHRPYRLPGGNWMSPLAFIVANLLILWSGWATDWKLGIAILIGYVILIANRVFEMNPITPQLDLRAAQWLPAYLIGMGLIVYLSDFGPLKHPWFPLWWDIAVTSAFSLGIYYWAMAVALPTEQIQHMVDQVVVPEEEGVV from the coding sequence ATGGCCGTATCGGAAAAGTCGCCGGCCGCGGGAACCCATCGGCCGGGGCTGAGGCGCGAGATCGGCTTCATCGGGCTCATCTGGGCCTCGGAGGGGTCGATCACCGGATCCGGATGGCTGTTCGGCGCGCAGGGGGCCCTGGCGGCGGCCGGGCCCGCGGCGATCATCTCCTGGGGCATCGGCGGCCTCGCGATCCTGATCCTGGCGCTGGTGCACGCCGAGCTCGGCGGGATGTATCCGGTCTCCGGCGGGACCGCCCGCTTCCCCCACTACGCCTACGGCGGCGCCGCGGGCGCTTCCTTCGGCTGGTTCTCCTGGCTGCAGGCTGCCACGGTGGCACCCATCGAGGTGCTGGCGATGATCACCTACGCCCAGCACTACTCCTGGGCGAGCGGCTGGGAGAAGATCAGAGGCGGCGAGCATGTCCTGACCCCGCCCGGCATCGCCGTCGCGGTGGGACTGATGGCGGTCATCACGGCCATCAACTTCCTCAGCATCCGTCTGCTCGCCCGCACCAACAGCGCGGCGACCTGGTGGAAGGTCGGCGTCCCGCTGCTGACGATCTTCGTGCTGGCCGTTGCCCAGTTCCACACCGGCAACTTCACCGCGGCCGACGGATTCGACCCCTACGGGGCCAAGGGCATCCTGTCCGCCGTCTCCACCAGCGGCATCATCTTCGCGCTGCTGGGCTTCGAGCAGGCCGACCAGCTCGCCGGTGAGAGCGCCCACCCCAAGCGCGACATCCCGCGGGCGGTGATCGGATCGATCGTCATCGGCATCGTGATCTACATCCTTCTCCAGGTCACCTTCCTCGCCGCGCTGCCCGCCTCGCAGATCGGCAGCCACTGGGCCACCTCCGCGTTCACCGCCCTGAGCGGTCCGTTCGCCCAGGTCGCCACGCTCATCGGCCTGGGCTGGCTGGCCACGGTCCTCTACCTCGACGCCGTCGTCTCCCCCGCCGGGACCGGCCTGATCTACATCACCGGATCCTCCCGGGTCTCCTACGGCCTCAGCCGCAACGGCTATGTGCCCTCCGCGTTCGAGGCCACCAACCGGCGCGGAGTCCCCTGGATCGGCCTGCTCACCGCGTTCGTCATCGGGTGCGTCTGCTTCCTGCCGTTCCCCAGCTGGCGCTCCCTCGTCGGACTGATCACCAGTGCCAGTGTGCTCATGTACGCCGGTGCTCCGCTGTCCTTCGGTGTGTTCCGCAGGCGGCTGCCCGACGCGCACCGTCCCTACCGGCTGCCCGGCGGCAACTGGATGTCACCGCTGGCCTTCATCGTCGCCAACCTGCTGATCCTGTGGTCCGGTTGGGCCACCGACTGGAAGCTCGGCATCGCGATCCTCATCGGCTACGTCATCCTGATCGCCAACCGGGTGTTCGAGATGAACCCCATCACGCCCCAGCTCGACCTGCGCGCGGCCCAGTGGCTGCCCGCCTACCTGATCGGCATGGGGCTGATCGTCTACCTCAGCGACTTCGGGCCCCTCAAGCACCCGTGGTTCCCGTTGTGGTGGGACATCGCCGTCACGTCCGCGTTCAGCCTCGGCATCTACTACTGGGCCATGGCGGTCGCGCTGCCGACGGAACAGATCCAGCACATGGTCGACCAGGTCGTCGTGCCGGAGGAGGAGGGCGTCGTCTGA
- a CDS encoding FAD-dependent oxidoreductase has translation MERTTCCVVGGGPAGMVLALLLARAGVAVTVLEKHGDFLRDFRGDTVHPSTLALLDDLGLAERFAQLPQRRVRTVQLPIGAGRSPVTVADLAVLRGPYNYVAMVPQWDLLDLLADEARREPSFDLWMNTEATSFLVEGGRVTGVRYRTAEGATGELRAVLTVACDGRGSLARSRPELGLRRFGCPMDAWWFRLPRHEGDPSGLVGGAGDHFLTAMIDRGDYWQCAALIPKGTDAERRAAGLERFRADFAAAVPWVADRTDRLRSWDEVKLLDVRLDRLRRWHRPGLLCIGDAAHAMSPVFGIGINLAVEDAVAAARYLVEPLRRGGVGLHDVRGLQRRRLLTTVVTQTLQRIAHARVIAPVLRGQPPLGSVERAQRMAGLLTGSRFVRRLPAYFIGYGALRERPPAVAVR, from the coding sequence ATGGAGCGGACCACGTGTTGTGTAGTGGGAGGTGGCCCCGCCGGCATGGTGCTCGCGCTGCTGCTGGCGCGGGCCGGTGTCGCGGTGACGGTGCTGGAGAAGCACGGTGACTTCCTGCGTGACTTCCGCGGTGACACCGTGCACCCCTCGACGCTGGCGTTGCTCGACGACCTGGGTCTGGCCGAGCGCTTCGCGCAACTGCCGCAGCGCAGGGTGCGCACCGTCCAACTGCCCATCGGGGCCGGCCGGTCGCCGGTCACGGTCGCGGATCTCGCGGTGCTGCGCGGCCCGTACAACTACGTCGCGATGGTGCCCCAGTGGGACCTGCTGGACCTCCTCGCGGACGAGGCCCGGCGCGAGCCGTCCTTCGACCTGTGGATGAACACCGAGGCGACCTCCTTCCTGGTCGAGGGCGGACGGGTGACCGGAGTGCGCTACCGCACCGCCGAGGGCGCCACCGGCGAGCTGCGTGCCGTCCTCACGGTCGCCTGCGACGGCCGCGGGTCGCTGGCCCGCTCCCGGCCGGAGCTGGGGCTGCGCCGCTTCGGCTGCCCGATGGACGCCTGGTGGTTCCGGCTGCCGCGGCACGAGGGCGATCCGAGCGGGCTCGTCGGCGGCGCCGGCGATCACTTCCTGACCGCGATGATCGACCGCGGGGACTACTGGCAGTGCGCCGCGCTCATTCCCAAGGGCACCGACGCGGAGCGCCGGGCCGCCGGTCTCGAGCGATTCCGGGCCGACTTCGCCGCCGCCGTCCCGTGGGTCGCGGACCGTACGGACCGGCTGCGCTCATGGGACGAGGTCAAGCTCCTCGACGTACGTCTGGACCGGCTGCGCCGCTGGCATCGCCCCGGACTGCTGTGCATCGGTGACGCCGCGCACGCGATGTCCCCGGTCTTCGGCATCGGTATCAACCTCGCCGTGGAGGACGCGGTGGCCGCCGCCCGGTATCTCGTCGAGCCGCTGCGCCGCGGGGGCGTGGGCCTGCACGACGTACGCGGTCTGCAGCGCCGTCGCCTGCTCACCACGGTCGTCACACAGACGCTCCAGCGGATCGCCCATGCCCGTGTCATCGCTCCCGTACTGCGGGGGCAGCCGCCCCTGGGCAGCGTGGAACGCGCCCAGCGCATGGCCGGTCTGCTCACAGGATCACGGTTCGTACGGCGTCTGCCCGCGTACTTCATCGGGTACGGCGCGCTGCGTGAGCGGCCACCGGCCGTGGCCGTCCGATAG